Genomic DNA from Etheostoma cragini isolate CJK2018 chromosome 7, CSU_Ecrag_1.0, whole genome shotgun sequence:
TTATCACGTTTCCCGCTTCGATATACTGTAAGAATCCGATACAGCGCAGCACCAGGCTGTTACAGGGGGGCTGTTGTTTTTCATGCCGCATTGTGCAACCCTACAGGGGTTCAGTGGTGATAGCTGTGGAATGATGGTCCCATCCCACCATGAATCTCATCTGCAGTGCTTCATCCTTTGTTATTGTTCACACACTGCTCACCCTGAATAGTTGTTGTGCTTCTTTTGAATTATGAGTTGTCTGATCATCtctgtaaaaacaatttttccTTTGAagatacatttaattaaacatttattcaaaCTTTCGCTGAACTTTTGATGATTAATGCACATCTAAAATCTACAACAtgatttaattagatttttttttcaggtcaCAACCAGGCTCAGTGCACACCCATGCCCCTGCCAGCCCTGGGCACCCAGAGGATCATCCAGGGCAATGGCACAACTGTGGGCACAGTCATTTCCCTGCAGTGCCCAGCCAAACACAAACTGGTTGGAAGTGAGCTAATGTGTGTCTTGGGCGCCAACAGCACCCAGTGGGTGGGGGAGAACTACTGTAAACGTGAGTAGGAACAAAGACCTTGATATGTCTGTTATTGGAGAAAATAATGGGAGTCATTCATACACTTTATAACccaaatatgtgtgtgcactTAAAATGTTCCATATGCTTTTACTGGGAGAACTGCAGCAACTGCAAAACTTCCCCTGAACTTTCTGTCTGCTCATTATTCTGAAGAGAtaggagatatatatatatatatttatatatatatatacattaaacATTATGTGATAGGCATTGTGGTTATGGGCAATGTTACATGAAGACACTTGAGGTTTGATTTGGCTTGCAATAATTAATTCTTATAAATAATGTGAGGACACATTCGAGAGAAAATAATTTCTTGCTTGGGAAAAAAGCTCATTAAAAGAGATTATTAATGCAAATGGAGATAGAGAGGAATAATTTCAAGCAGGTGCAGTTAGCCGCTCTCTTGATGAGCAAGGGGAACAAGTAAGAGCAGGATCTTAATTATGTTTCAGGATCAATCATCATGGGAGAGAAGAAGCTGCCTCatgtaaaactgaaacaaaaaaaactgaattgatgTTTTAATGTCCTTTCCGTTAACAGCTTGCATgtaaaatgactttatttttgcCAATCCCCACTGGTTAAATGATAATGAAATACTTGTGCTTAAGCCGTCCATGTGCCTGACTTTATTTGTAATGCCTTAGATGGCAGTGTTGTGTGTGGTACCTGAGTTTGATAAGAAATAGTTGCACATAGATTCTGCAGCCTGATGTATGGGGTTGTCTAACAGGTTGAGTGCAtgatatggaaataaaatcGATAAATCATTCAAcagttttcttctctctcactcCAGCTCTGTCTCcctatgaggactatggtttcCGTGTGGCTGTGCTGGCATCCATCGTAAGCTTGGCCATAATCTTCTTCATGTCTGTTGCCTTCATCACCTGCTGTTTCCTCGACTGCATCAAAGAGGACCGAAGTAAAGAGCATGACAGGTGacttaaaagtaacaaaaccaCAATGTAAAAGTCATTTATTGCAAGTAAAAGTCATTCATATCAAGTCTTTCTTAAAGGGACCCTGTGGAGAAACAAAAGCTATGGATGTTACTTACtaaaaatgcattgtgtgtatCCCTGAGCTCtaacaaatgtgttgaaagcatttccttcctcataaaacatttgcaaagccgattttaaagtattttaaatccaGCATTGTTTAGATCCATGTTTACTGGCTCGCTGTCTCTTCTTGGCACATTGCTGCATATTTTTGTGCAACAATATGTAATTGTATTAcaaatctaaaacaaatgtatttgggCATGAGATAAGCAAAACAAGGACCCACCCATAGATTAACAGATTCATAGTTACTGGAGGTCAAAAACACTACAAGGaacctttaagtaaaaataagGGCTGAGGGTCAAAGCTGATTAATGGAGCATTTAAGATAATAGGAATAGGAAAAGATAATAGGTAGGAAAGATAATatcaagtggaaaaaaaaatctaattaattGTAGGTAATGTGCTTAGTTCTATCCAAGTAAAGGATGCAGAAGAGCAAAGATGAGAGTTAACAGAAAGTTCCCTGTGATGCATTTACAAACTAAAATACTGACTTGTAGGTTTATTTGGATTATTTTAAACAGGGAGTCAGATATGTGGCATTGGGAGGAGCAGGCCCAACATCAGGAGGACAACAGCAGGTCTCACAGCGGCCACATAAgcaggaacaacaacaacaacaatacaaaggACAAGGTGCTTTCACTGTGG
This window encodes:
- the LOC117947957 gene encoding sushi domain-containing protein 3, producing the protein MSAATASIADVSRTDFTNKDDSRDRSKSGHNQAQCTPMPLPALGTQRIIQGNGTTVGTVISLQCPAKHKLVGSELMCVLGANSTQWVGENYCKPLSPYEDYGFRVAVLASIVSLAIIFFMSVAFITCCFLDCIKEDRSKEHDRESDMWHWEEQAQHQEDNSRSHSGHISRNNNNNNTKDKVLSLWDTDYSAMCDNMQACRCHQQFAYSPGRTPLLSTLPGYNQPLVLQNVESAQISSPPDYIGHPLSSSQTMKPDYKISAMGPGVVWQDGGQQSTFSGVNPSTTDESNTRNSNPAKDFSIRIISV